Genomic window (Zingiber officinale cultivar Zhangliang chromosome 2B, Zo_v1.1, whole genome shotgun sequence):
GGTTTCAgacacatttatttatttatttttctaattctatggtgaatccatggattcatcataaaattaaaaataaaaagaataaatttgTCCAAAATCGATTGAGGGGCATGGAGAGCTcagaataatataaaataaatttatatatgttcTTCTACTTCTGTTGATTATATaaatgccctcaaatatcaatttgaccctatatattaaaatcattaattttttaatatcaaaataactctaaatgttttcaaaattgtttgataAACCTAGAGTGATcagaataatatgaaactagttcttatatgTCCATcgagttctcttgattatatccatactctcaaatatcaatttaacacaATATATTATTTCATAGCTAAGACAATTAGTGGGACTTTAATCAACTGGTGacctagtaaaaataccaaaaagAGTTATTGATTGAACATGTTATAGTGATTTTGATATTAAACAATTACTCctctcaatatattagataaaattgatatttgaggatatttatataattagaaGATGAGACGAACACATCGGaactgatttcatatcattccaagctctctaggtccctgataaccatgattttactgcattattttgatccatttatgcatggttttgatgttggtttcatagtttaaatcattgttacattacatttttgtgcattgcatagattttggacttaattgcaaattatattatttttggtgttatttgatgctaatatttgattcttattttgtaggcatcaaaggatcttagatttggatctatttggaccggaattgggctcgaatcggagttcaaaagacaagatcaagctttgggtcgatttgggccgtttatcaagaataggagagatctgaaccatccgttgaagatctggccgatccaacctaatggggagcagatctaatccattgatgaagatccagaagttttgatccagatctgagttcatccagccattgatccagccggattaatctggaccgttcaatgaagactatgcagatccgggccatcaagtgatgatctgatcgatccgacctacgggagggtagatccagaccctagatcaacatcagtacattaAGATCggaatttggatgacttttcaccgttgatttagctccaaattgattccagccgtcggttcagatctgggacagattcaaaatacagaagctacagtgttttccagtgtTTTGATAAGCTCTCTAGGTCCCTCAACCCGTTTTGgacacatttatatttatattttatttttattttaaattctgcAATGAATCCACAGATTCATTGCAGAATTGGTGGCGAATCTTAAGTTTCGTAGCAGATTTGGCTACAAATCTTTGGATTCATCACCCAATCTGTGACGAATCTAGTGATGAAAAAAATTCATTGACAAAAAGCATAAAAATAAACACTTAACCGATTCCCCTATCCCACTTTTTCCCCCTCGGCAACGACAATTTCGACTGTAATTCCTCTCTGACTAGTAAGCTCCCTCTCTCTCACTTACCCTGTTCTCTCCTCTCTGATAGGCAGCTGGCCTTGACTAGCCATGACCCGCCATGTCTGGCCTTGCTCGACCGCAGTTGGCCTTGCTACTAGCCGTGGTTAGCCCTGCGACCAACCGCGGATGGCCTTGCTACCGACCGCGGTTAGCCCTATGGCCGATCGCAGTTGGCCTTGCGGCCGACCGAGATCGGCCACAGCTGGCCTTACCTAGTTACGATTGGCCTCAATTGGCCTTGCCTGGGTGCGACCGACCTACACTGGCCTTAGCTGGCCACGGCCGGCCTTGGCTGAACTCAACTGGCCTTGGCTTGCTATGGCTGACTTTAGCTTGTCGCAATCAACCTTAGTGTTAACGAAGCCACAAGTGCATGGTTTTGTCGTAAGTAATAAAAATTTTGATCCCATAGGGATTGATGAGTACTAGTGAGGTCACATGGCTAGCTAGATAAACAATCGAAATATTGGTTGAGGTTTCACAAACTAAGTTATGAGAATAAGAGAAAGTAAGAGAGTTTTGAGGAGAATTGATCAAGGTGAGTGTGGTCTAGTTTCATTATAGCGTTGATCGATGTGTTATGGATTATTCATCTCCTATGTTATATCCTTATGTAACGTAGGAAGTCTAACTAACTACCAACACTCTCCCACGACGATTGAGTCGGATTATTGCTCCCTTGATTACCCAATGTCCCTAGGTAATAGAAAGAACCTAGGATGTCCAATTAAAGAATTATCTTTTGTTACTTAGGGCTCCCCAAGTATACAATTCTAGATTATATAATACACCTATTAATATAGAATAAGGAACAACTCATTAAACCTAATTAGGTTCTTCATGTAGAGAAGCACCCTCCCTTTCAAGTGACGCCTTCAAAAGTCCAGTTAAAGAGTTACCCCTTATCACAAGGCCCCCTGAGTATACAATCTTGAGCATCCCCTCTATAGGGTGAGAGATCTATACATCCAATTAATTAAATGTGGACATTAAGCACAAACACACCACTCACACACATTCAATCAAATGAATACAAAGCATAAGCATATCATTAGAAAGGAAATTGATATATTCATAGAGTTTACATCAATCTAACATTACAATTACTTCCTTAATCCTACAACAAGGGGATCTATTCCATGACAAGGGCAATTAAATCCAAAGGCATTGAGATTAAAAGCTTCCTAAGCAATTCAAAAGAGAAAAGATAGGGAAAGCTTATCCAAGTGTGATGTcgggtcttcggatccaatccttgcatttggagaagaagaagacgatAAAAATGGCCTCAAATCATTGAATACAACCTGAATGAAGTGTGGATCTTGATCTTGAGTCTTCCCCAAGGAGAAAACCCTCATCCTCTAGATAGGGGGAAGAACTCCCCTATTTATAAGTGAGACACGGCCTCGTGAGACACGAGCCATGCCACGACCGTGCCAACTTGCATTGCCAACTTGCATGACCTTGTCTTGGAAGCTTGGCACGGTCGTATCTTGAAATTTTGTGATAGAGGTAGCATGATCGTGCCCCTGAGCATAGTTGTGTCTCCATTCTTCAGGTCAGGGGAAGCACGACCCTGTAGATCTACACTGTCACCTCCCTACTAGCTTCGGTTACATCCTGTTCTTTGCCCCATTAGAAGACATGGTCGTGCCATGGGGCACGACCATGTCAAGTCTTCTTGATTGCATGGGAGGTATAGCCGTATAGATCCACACAGTTGTGCCCCTTTTGGGCACTGGACGACACATGGTTGTCGCTTGTATGAGACACGACTGTGCCAGGGGAATGTCCATGTCATGGCTTCTTCTTGATCTAGTTTGGAGATGTATTTTGTCCCCATTTCTTCTCCAAATTACAACCTGTCAATAAGAAAATGACAAAAGAGCATATCTCCTACAAAGAGAGCAATAATGCTGAAATAATGTTAAAATAGGGTGCAATAGCATATAATGTAATCAAGAAATGTAAATAAATGTACATTAACATAAGGATAAAAGTATATACAGGCACACATTACACCCCTAGACTTAACCCTTTACTTGTTCTGAAGAAAAACTCTACAATCTAGATTCATATGCTCGTATAGTGCCTCGTAATTCCTAGTGAAGTTGTCTAACTCTATTAACTAGTTTTATCAGTGAGCATGATTATAAAATAACTCAAGTATATGGTCTAAGTTTAAGTTCTCGTGCAAAGTGCAATGAGTGGCTTAAAATTTTTCAAGTATCATTCCCTACACCTAGTTAAGTTGTCATCTAACTATGTTCCTTATTTTTCCaacgatagacacttacctgtcaCGCGCTTGGTTCATCCCTCCTAATCTACCTTAGGTTTTAAAGGTGTGCTCgatataaaaaaaactaaatatttatttccctaataacctaacttggtctcaaatGGGTAAATTGTTAGGTTCCACTTGcgaaactatttttttatatcccttgttCAATTCaaatctctttttattttttctcttttttattgGTGCTTCAAACGTAGCACTTACAAATGTAAATAGGTGCAAATgtagggatattttgatttttccgaataagcttacatgatttgagtctTATCCAATAACCTAGATATAGTTTGGGAGATCACCATAATATacaagttctatgaatcatgactattttcagaattttcaaCTATCTAAACTTAGGCAAAGTGAGGTGATATCCTTAAGTTAGACCATTCCTTAAATCTTTCTCAATACAAAGCAATGTTCATTttatgctactagagatagagaaaaatAGCTTACTAAATATACTTGTACTAACAAAACACCACAACATAGTATAtatagataatgaacgtgctagaAATTTTTGCTATTGGATAAGTCAATAATAATGCGAGATTGATATACTTAAAATGCCACCCAAAACTATTGGTCAACCTCCCCCTTGCCTCCGATTCCTCTTGGTTTCACCGACTCTTTTCCTTTCTTGGGTTGTCTATTTTATTTGGCTAGTATTAAGCAAAAAGGTAACCTGTGGCTTGCAAAGTCATCTTGAAGACAACTTGGCGTAAATGCCAATAGAGGCAAGTCTTGTGCGGCATACTAGTTGATGCATTTTCCTCTAAACGTCATAAGGAAGGTATTATTTGTAAACTTATTTTAATCTATGATTATATTTTCCACATGTATGGTTTTGTTGTTTTGGGATGCACGTAATCTTTTtaagaaaatagtttttaatttttgctGTGTATTTTATCATAAAACATATGTAATTTTTTATGTAAATCCTAACAAATGATAACCTAAGTGAGTCGGCAATCGAATTGGCAAAATAAACCAACTTATTATAGGAATCGGTCTTTTAACAGCCTCGCGTGACACTGATTCCTTATATTGCTTTCCTTTTCCTCCGCTCATGCATGTGTCCTTATGCCAAAAGTCCATAATTTTGGCAAATTCAGACTCAAGGCTTTATAGGATCCTAGCTCACAAATTGATCGTGCTCAATAAAAGTAGACTCAAGATAAAGTACACACCTTTTAGTAGACACCTTTTATTTAAAATATGTACACACCTTTTAGTAAAACGCCAgctataattgttataatatataaaataaataagcgGGCTTTTAATACTTTTCAAAAATGGAGCTgctcattttttttcttgattgTTTATTGCCGACAACATGTGTATAAATAGATTTTCCTGCGCCGTGCTCCCCAGCAGATCGAGAATGGCGGAGAGCAGTGACGTACGCATCCTTTCCAAGTCCACAATCCGACCATCCCCACGCCCCTGTGAGGAAGACGGCGGTCGCCTGATCCATCTCACTCCCTGGGATCTCACGTTGCTCTCCATCGACTACATGCAAAAGGGAATCCTCTTCCGCCGTCCGCCAACGCAGGACTCCGACGCGACGACCTTCACCATTTCTCGACTCCGCGATTCCTTCACGGCCACCCTCGACCGATTTtttcccttggccggccgcctcGCCGTCGACAACCTCGACACTTCCCCTCCTTCTCTTTCCATCTCCCTCAAGTGCAACGACGAAGGAGCCGACTTCATCCACGCGTCGGCCCCAAGTGCGACCGTCTCCAGCATACTCCACTCGCTCTATGTGCCCCCCGTCGTGCGCTCCTTCTTCCCCCTTAACGGCGCTATCAACTACGACGGCCGCTGCCTTCCGCTGCTCGCCGCCCAAGTCACCGAGCTCGCCGACGGGATCTTCATCGGTTGCACCCTCAACCATGTCGTGGCCGACGGCACCGTCTTCTGGAACTTCTTCAACTCCTGGTCTCAGATCTGCAGAAGCGGCGGCGGTTGTCCCGAGGTCAGCACTCCCCCGGCCTTCGACCGCTGGTTCCTCGACTCCTGCAATCCACCGATCCGTCTCCCGTTCGGCGGCGAGAGCGATTTCATCAATAGGCCTGTCTACCCTCCCGTGGAGGAGTGCGTCTTCCACTTCTCAGCGGCGGCGGTGGCCAAGCTCAAGGCTAGGGTGAACGCTGAGATGGGGACCGGCGGCCAAATCTCCTCCCTCCAGTCTCTGCTCTCGCTCATCTGGGTGTCCGTGACTCGGGCGCGTCGCCTCGATCCTAACAAGGAGACGTCGTACATGATTTCCATCGGATGCAGGGCAAGGTTGACTCCCCCACTGCCGGAAAGTTACCTTGGCAACGCGGTTCACATAGGCGCGACGCAGAATGTGACAGCGGGGGAATTGCTGCAGCGCGGTCTTGGCTGGGCGGCGCGGCAACTCAACCAAACGGTTGCTTTGTTCAAGGAATCTTTGGTGCGAAGTTGCTTGGCGGAATGGGTGGAAAAGCCATCGTTCAGTTACGCATCCACGTTCAAGTCGGAGGACATGTTGACGGGTGGTTCTACGAGGTTCGATGTGTACGGAAATGACTTCGGGTGGGGGAGGCCGGTGGGCGTGAGGAGTGGAGCAGGAAACAAGGGGGACGGGAAGGTGACTGTGTATCCGGGGCCTGAGAAAGGGAGCATCGCGGTGGAGTTGTGCTTTTCGCCCCAGACGCTTAGTGCATTGGTCAAGGACGAGGAGCTGATGCGCATGGTCTCCTGCATTTAGCAAGTCTGAAAGTTACTCCTGCAATTGGCAAGGAGGAAGGTTTCCTTGAAGTTAATTAATAAGAATGGAGAGCGTGTGATCTCATGCCAGATTGATACTTATTTCACGTGTGAATTATTTTAAGTGCTTAATGTTTGATACGGTGCTGAAGAGGGCCATCAAACAAGGGCCAAAGGAGAAAAGGCAGCTAATGTGAAGGTCAAAATTAAAAATGATCAAAGGCTCTTGTCGATCGATCGGGTGTGACTATCAGTAGCCCCCGGTCCATCGGGCGAGGATGCCAAATGGTCATCCTCCAACAGCAGGCAACTAGAGTTAAGAGGTAAGCGCCAAACGACAAGCAACAAGCTTCTAGTTCTTGCCGATCGAGTGGTAAGGTCAGTCGAACAAAGGTAATCATTGACAGTCGGGAAGCAAAGAAAGGGATAGGCCAGTAGCTCCGAATGGTATGACGGAACGGGGACAGCCCG
Coding sequences:
- the LOC122048604 gene encoding uncharacterized acetyltransferase At3g50280-like; its protein translation is MAESSDVRILSKSTIRPSPRPCEEDGGRLIHLTPWDLTLLSIDYMQKGILFRRPPTQDSDATTFTISRLRDSFTATLDRFFPLAGRLAVDNLDTSPPSLSISLKCNDEGADFIHASAPSATVSSILHSLYVPPVVRSFFPLNGAINYDGRCLPLLAAQVTELADGIFIGCTLNHVVADGTVFWNFFNSWSQICRSGGGCPEVSTPPAFDRWFLDSCNPPIRLPFGGESDFINRPVYPPVEECVFHFSAAAVAKLKARVNAEMGTGGQISSLQSLLSLIWVSVTRARRLDPNKETSYMISIGCRARLTPPLPESYLGNAVHIGATQNVTAGELLQRGLGWAARQLNQTVALFKESLVRSCLAEWVEKPSFSYASTFKSEDMLTGGSTRFDVYGNDFGWGRPVGVRSGAGNKGDGKVTVYPGPEKGSIAVELCFSPQTLSALVKDEELMRMVSCI